From a single Nothobranchius furzeri strain GRZ-AD chromosome 9, NfurGRZ-RIMD1, whole genome shotgun sequence genomic region:
- the LOC129156337 gene encoding uncharacterized protein isoform X1 gives MTSVRGQNRMGYVCFKCHRSLGHNIRAFFNHLRVVHYILSTSTYFQCAQVGCHRTFDQIRSFRRHIIGHAIEFDIETEESSTGELPDSSVDPHLSVLNEVECCETTAEHWDELEEDNIKDRVALFLARLKATSSQTFSGIRDVVENTSGLIRDVVGCLKRKTLSFLREIGHSETPQAEDLMEQFTKAAEPFQGFESEYKQMKYFTQSGFFIQPEAVPLPGFSFTQEIDRESGNVKQVAVRDTFQYVPLKPMLKLVLESPGTIDKIFEWQNLENAALEDFRDGTIFETNPLFSKDFSIPLVLYSDECEMVNPLGAKTSVHKLGFIYFTMKCLPQEYMSSLKSHFLLAVYKADDVKTYGMNTILEPIVNDIKDMELNGFHVETTRFSGIVKAGVAQVCGYNLGLNGILGYTESFAGNSVCRWCRVHKEVLRVQTVEAPSSIRDKVNYHSDLLLHKPAETGIKRECSLNKLQFYHVTDNVAPDVMHDILEGIGGYEIKLVLNALIEQKIVTLDQLNYRLTSFDYGFCDVHNKPSTIKPQDLKNPDTGLRQSASQTWCLLRLLPLMIGDLIPEDNKYWELLLLLLSCMEFIFSPSLTEGAVVFLGHIIEKHHCLCLELFPDRHLKPKHHFMLHYPRAIRKLGPVVHFWSMRFEAKHGFFKRVSHVTCNFRNICKTQAYRHQIMMCYTLLSGQMFCHEFEVGPGYTKLLGTIEDFEKVKSGFEGVAVITDVYLPSWIKYKGTSYRTGMTLFMSHTDDCEPQFGTIQSIVVLRSNTKLILKKWETIGFERHFFLPSMFPLPQRLKQWTLIPLLTITLSML, from the coding sequence atgaccagtgtcagaggtcAAAACAGAATGGGGTACGTGTGCTTTAAATGTCATAGGTCTTTAGGTCATAACATAAGAGCTTTTTTTAACCATCTCAGAGTGGTGCATTATATACTTTCTACTTCAACTTATTTCCAGTGTGCTCAAGTTGGGTGCCATCGCACTTTTGATCAAATAAGATCATTCAGACGACACATAATTGGGCATGCTATTGAGTTTGACATTGAAACAGAAGAAAGTAGCACAGGTGAACTTCCTGACAGTTCAGTAGATCCTCATTTAAGTGTGCTAAATGAGGTGGAATGCTGTGAGACTACAGCAGAACATTGGGATGAGCTAGAGGAAGACAACATAAAGGACAGGGTTGCACTCTTCTTAGCTAGGTTAAAGGCAACATCCTCTCAGACATTCAGTGGGATTAGAGATGTAGTTGAAAACACATCAGGTCTTATCAGAGATGTAGTTGGTTGCTTAAAGAGAAAAACACTCTCTTTTTTAAGagagatcggtcactctgagactCCACAAGCAGAGGACCTCATGGAGCAGTTCACCAAAGCAGCTGAACCATTTCAAGGATTTGAATCAGAGTACAAGCAAATGAAATATTTTACTCAGTCTGGGTTCTTCATACAGCCAGAGGCAGTACCACTCCCTGGCTTTTCCTTTACACAAGAAATTGATCGAGAGTCAGGAAATGTGAAACAAGTTGCAGTTCGGGACACTTTCCAGTATGTTCCCTTGAAACCCATGTTGAAGCTTGTTCTGGAAAGTCCAGGAACAATAGATAAGATCTTTGAATGGCAAAATCTTGAAAATGCTGCCTTAGAGGATTTCAGAGATGGCACAATATTTGAAACTAATCCACTTTTCTCTAAAGATTTCTCTATTCCATTGGTTCTTTACAGTGATGAGTGTGAGATGGTGAATCCACTTGGCGCAAAAACATCAGTCCACAAACTTGGTTTTATCTATTTCACAATGAAATGCTTGCCACAGGAATACATGTCTAGTTTAAAGTCTCACTTCTTGTTGGCAGTGTACAAAGCTGATGATGTAAAAACATATGGAATGAACACAATTTTAGAGCCAATTGTGAATGACATTAAAGACATGGAACTGAATGGCTTTCATGTTGAAACCACACGTTTTTCAGGCATTGTTAAGGCTGGAGTGGCACAGGTCTGTGGTTATAACCTTGGACTTAATGGAATACTTGGTTACACAGAAAGCTTTGCAGGCAATAGCGTGTGTCGGTGGTGTCGAGTTCACAAGGAAGTGTTGAGGGTACAGACAGTTGAAGCTCCTTCATCAATACGTGACAAGGTTAACtaccactcagacttgcttctacaCAAACCAGCTGAAACTGGCATCAAGAGAGAGTGCTCTCTTAACAAGTTGCAGTTCTACCATGTGACTGACAATGTTGCTCCTGATGTCATGCATGATATCCTCGAAGGGATTGGTGGTTATGAAATTAAGCTTGTGCTCAATGCATTGATTGAACAAAAAATTGTCACTCTTGATCAGCTGAACTACAGGTTGACAAGCTTTGACTATGGATTTTGTGATGTCCACAACAAGCCATCAACCATCAAACCTCAGGACTTGAAAAATCCTGATACTGGACTTAGGCAATCTGCTTCACAAACATGGTGTCTGCTAAGACTGCTTCCCCTCATGATAGGGGATTTGATTCCAGAGGACAACAAATATTGGGAGTTGCTTCTTTTATTGTTGAGCTGCATGGAGTTTATTTTTTCTCCTTCATTAACAGAAGGAGCAGTAGTCTTTTTGGGGCACATCATTGAGAAGCACCATTGTCTTTGTTTAGAGCTCTTCCCAGACAGACATCTAAAACCCAAACACCACTTCATGCTTCACTATCCCAGAGCCATACGGAAACTTGGGCCTGTTGTTCACTTCTGGTCAATGCGCTTTGAGGCAAAACATGGGTTTTTCAAAAGAGTGAGTCATGTTACCTGCAACTTTCGAAATATCTGTAAAACCCAAGCCTACAGACATCAAATAATGATGTGTTACACTCTCCTGTCAGGCCAGATGTTTTGCCATGAGTTTGAAGTTGGGCCAGGATATACCAAACTCCTTGGTACAATAGAGGATTTTGAGAAGGTCAAATCTGGGTTTGAAGGAGTTGCTGTTATTACAGACGTTTATCTGCCTTCTTGGATTAAGTACAAGGGCACTAGCTACAGGACAGGAATGACATTATTTATGTCTCATACAGATGACTGCGAGCCTCAGTTTGGAACTATTCAGAGCATTGTGGTACTTCGTTCGAATACTAAGCTCATTTTAAAAAAGTGGGAAACAATCGGCTTTGAAAGGCATTTTTTTTTGCCTTCAATGTTTCCCCTACCTCAGCGATTGAAGCAGTGGACATTGATTCCATTGCTGACTATCACCCTCTCCATGCTGTGA